CGCCGATGCAAACCGTTGCAAACGGGCCTTCGGTGCTCGGGTCGACCAGCGCGCGCTGACCGGGGGCGGATGGGTCGACCCAGGCGCCATCGATGTAGATCTTCGGGTAACTCTCCATGGCCTCCGGGTCCGTCCGCCCAACGTCAGAAACTGTGGGTGTAGCCCCCGTCGCAGGCGATGGTCTGGCCGGTGATGAATCCGCCGGCGGACGACGCGAGGAACAAGACGAGCCCGGCGAGGTCCGAAGGCACCATGGTGCGCGGGATGCACTGCAGGTCCCTGGCCCGCTGCATGATATCGGGCGTCAGGCTGGCGATGCGCTCCTCGACCTCGGTCGCGACCGTCCCGGGGCGGATGCAGTTCACGGTGATCCCGTCGGCGCCCAGCTCACGCGCCAGCACGTTGGTCATCCCGATCAGTGCCGACTTGGATGTTACGTAGTGCAGGTAGTTCTTCGTGCCGCGGACAACCGAGGCCGACGAAATGTTGATGATGCGGCCAAAGCCCCTCTTGCGCATGCTCTGGGCCAACGCGCGCACGCAGAGAAATGTGCCGGTGACGTTGACCTCCATCACCCTCTGCCATTCGTTGAGCGGAATCTGTTCGAAGGGCCTCTTGGTCAGGGCCGAGAAGATCGAGGCGTTGTTGACCAGCGCGTCGACACGGCCGAAGCGGTCCAGGGCGCGGGCCGCCATGGCCGCCACGGACTCCTCGTTGGCGACATCGACCGGGATCGCCACCGCCCGTCCGCCGGTCGCCTCGATCGAGGCGGCGACGGCGTTCGCATTCTCCTGACTGAGGTCGGCGACGAGCGAGACGGCGCCGGCAGCCGCGAACTGGCGGGCGAGCTCGCGACCGATGCCTTGTCCCGCACCCGTGATGAGGACGATGCGGTCGGTCACGCCGAAATCCCTCGCGTTCACCGGAACGTTGGGGCTCCGCTGCACCGGTACGTTTGGATCAAGGTTCAATCGTCGTCCTCCTGCCCGCTCCCGCCCCGCGCATGTCCGCCAACGCCGGGTTCCGGCACCCTGGCGGCTCGGGCGCCGGGTTTCTCATCGGAAGCTCTTGGCGGCGTGCGTCGCTGCACTCATCAGGAACCCCGTATCGCTTCCGGCCGAGACGTAGCTCGCACCGAGCGCGATGATCTCCTTCGCGATGTCCGGGCGCGAGTTCAGGCCGCCTACCCCCAAGAGCTTGCGGTGCATGCGGCAGGTCGCCGCGACATGCGCGTACGCTTCGCGCACCTTCGGGTGATCGAGCGCCCCGGGCACGCCGAACGAGTTGCACAGGTCGTTGGTGCCGACCAGCAGCATGTCCAGTCCGTCGACCGAGGCGATGTCCTGCGCATTGGTGACCGCGTTGACCGATTCGATCATGCCGACGACCAGCGCAGCCTCATCCATCCTTGCCATCGTCTCTGCTGCCGGACCGGCGCGGAAAAGCGTGTGCGGATTGGCGCCCAGAAGCGACCTCTGCCCGGCGGGCGGGAACCTGGCCGCTGCAACGACGGCCTCGGCCTGGGCGCGGGTTTCGAGATGGGGGACGATGACCCCTTGCGCACCGGTCTCGAGAGTCCGGCTGATCTCAGCCGGGTCGTGGCCGGGCACGCGCACCATGGGCGTCACGCCAAGGGCCGTTGCCGCGATCGAGATCTCGAAGGATTTGGTCTCGAGCGAGAAGTTGTAGTGCTCGAGATCGATGTAGAGACAGTCGAAGCCCGGCGCTGCTGGGCACGGCAGATTCGACTCCGCAGAGGCGCACGATCAGCGCCCACGGCCGTCGCTGGTCATCTTGGCCTTTGCGATCTGGCGAGGGAATGTCGGGGTCGCTCATCTGGATCGCCTTCTGCGCCTTGTGTCGACGGGCGTTCCGGGTCGCCGCACGGGGGAATAGAGGAGTCTGGACGCACCGGCGGAACGGTTCAAGAGCACGCCCCGCCAGTGCGGTCGTAGTGATAACAGCACGTTATAAGCGCGGCAGAATTGCAGGTTTCCTGAAACCCCTGCTTTGGCCTATCTGACAGCCATCGGATTTCTCTTCGTGGAGGATGGGGAGCTGCGTGCGCATCGCAGAGGCTTCATCATCGGAAGGTGGGCGCGTTGGCTCCATGCGCGATGGCGTCCTGGACCAGAAGTTCCTGCTGCAAGGTGAGGACGACTCACCCAACAACTATCTGCTCAACGTCGGGAAGGTCGGGGCCGGCGGCTGGGGCACCCCGCGGCATCGCCACAACTTCGACCAGGTGCGCTATGTGTTGAAGGGCAAGTATCCGGCTTCGCCCAACAAGGTCATGGGAGAGGGTTCGGTCGCCTATTTCCCCGAGAGCGTGCACTACGGCCCACAGGATCGGCCTGAAGGCCTGGAGATGATGGTGATCCAATTCGGCGGCGCCAGCGGTTCGGGCTTTCTCAGCACGCCGCGCCGCGAGGCCGCCAACCGGGCACTGGAAAAGAAGGGCGAGTTCAAGAACGGCGTCTTCACCTGGTTCGACGAGAAGGGACAGAAGCATAACATGGACGGCTCGGCCGCCTGCTTCGAGGAGGCGACCGGAAGGAAGCTCGTCTTTGCGCCCCCGCGCTACGACGACGTGATGATGATGGATCCCGAGGCCTATGTCTGGATCGAGACGGGGACGCCGGGTGTCTCAACCAAGCTCCTGGGCACCTTTACGGAGCGTGGCACGCGTCTCGGCTTCGTCAAGGTGGCCGCGGGCGCGACTTGGAACACCGGGTCGCGGAGCGCCATCGAGGTGCTGTTCCTGAGCCAGGGTCGGGTCGAAACGAACGGCAAGAGCTACGGCGCGCGGACGGGCATCGAACTCCTGCCCGGCGACCCGGCCGTCGACATCAGAGCCGAGGAAGAGGCGCTCTTCTTCACGATCACGTTGCCCAAGTTCTGACTCCCCGGTCTTCGGCTCGGCAACCGCTCGTCGCTCAAGCGGGTCGGTACATGGAGCCGGGCTAGGCGCAATCGCGGCAGAGTTCGAGCCCGACTTGCGCGACGCAGTCGACAAGGTCTCTCCGGGGCTGATCCATCTCGTAGCCTTCCCGGAAGAACACCGCGATGTTGCGATGCAGCGCCGCGTCCTCCATCGGCAGCACGAGAAGCTGACCTTCCGCGAGCGCGTTCCGAACCGCGTGCTTGGGAAGCACCGCGAGATGGTCGGACTTCTCGACCAGCGACGCCAGGAGTGCGATCGATCCGCAAACGGTGATCCGGTCGGGCAAGCCGACGTTCATCGTCTTCATCACGTGTTCCAGCACAGTGTGGGTGCGGCGTGAGGTCGGACTGATCCAGGGATAGCGAACGAGGTCCGCCCAGCTCAGATCGGTCACGTCGCGCAGTGGATGGCTCGGGCTGGCGATGACGCACAGGGAGTCGCGAAACAGGACCCGCTGGCGCAGGCCGTCGCGGATGTCGAAGACCTCGGTGAGCCCGATCACGAAGTCGAAATCGCGGCGCACCAGTCCCGTCAGCAAGTCGATCTGAGCGTTCTCCACGACCTGCAACTGTTGCTCTGGGTGGGTTTCCCGCCACTTGCTGAGTGCCACGGGCATGACACCACCGGCCAAGCTCGGCAGGCTGCCGACGCGGATCGCATCCTGATCACCGTCGCGTGCATCCACCAGGGCCTTCGATGCCAGCTCGATCTCTTCGCGGATGAGCCGCGCATGGCAATAGAGGATATCGCCGTACTTGGTGGGGAGAATGCCGGTCGGGCTGCGTTCTAGGAGTTTCAGTCCAAGCTCAGTCTCGAGCCGATCCATCGAGGTCGACAGCGCCGGCTGCGAAACGGCCAGCGCTTTGGCGGCACGGTTGAGGCTGCCATGATCGACGACGGCAGCGAAGTACATCAGCTTCCTCGGATCGATGTCCGCCATCTGCCTCAAACTGTGACGCGGCGCGCGGCGATTGTCTTGGCGATCGTGTAGCTCTGGTACATCTCTGGCCCGCCTTCGCGGCCGATCCCACTCTCACGATAGCCGCCGAACGGTGCATCCGCCCCGGGGCTGGTGAAGACGTTCACCGCGACGGATCCCGCCTGCAGCTCCTGCGCCAGATAGTCCGCCCGTTCCGTCGAGTTTGCAAAGACAAAGGCGGCCAACCCCATGCTCAGGCTGTTTCCGATCGCCAGGGCCTCGTCCATCGACTCGACGCTCATGCACGGAGCAATCGGTCCGAATGGCTCCTCGGACATGACCTGCGCTTCCAGCGTCACGTCGGCCAGCACCGTGGGCGCGAAGAACCAGCCGAGGTTGCCCACGCGTCGCCCGCCGCATGCGACGCGGGCGCCAC
The nucleotide sequence above comes from Alphaproteobacteria bacterium. Encoded proteins:
- a CDS encoding glucose 1-dehydrogenase translates to MTDRIVLITGAGQGIGRELARQFAAAGAVSLVADLSQENANAVAASIEATGGRAVAIPVDVANEESVAAMAARALDRFGRVDALVNNASIFSALTKRPFEQIPLNEWQRVMEVNVTGTFLCVRALAQSMRKRGFGRIINISSASVVRGTKNYLHYVTSKSALIGMTNVLARELGADGITVNCIRPGTVATEVEERIASLTPDIMQRARDLQCIPRTMVPSDLAGLVLFLASSAGGFITGQTIACDGGYTHSF
- a CDS encoding aldolase/citrate lyase family protein produces the protein MPCPAAPGFDCLYIDLEHYNFSLETKSFEISIAATALGVTPMVRVPGHDPAEISRTLETGAQGVIVPHLETRAQAEAVVAAARFPPAGQRSLLGANPHTLFRAGPAAETMARMDEAALVVGMIESVNAVTNAQDIASVDGLDMLLVGTNDLCNSFGVPGALDHPKVREAYAHVAATCRMHRKLLGVGGLNSRPDIAKEIIALGASYVSAGSDTGFLMSAATHAAKSFR
- a CDS encoding LysR family transcriptional regulator: MADIDPRKLMYFAAVVDHGSLNRAAKALAVSQPALSTSMDRLETELGLKLLERSPTGILPTKYGDILYCHARLIREEIELASKALVDARDGDQDAIRVGSLPSLAGGVMPVALSKWRETHPEQQLQVVENAQIDLLTGLVRRDFDFVIGLTEVFDIRDGLRQRVLFRDSLCVIASPSHPLRDVTDLSWADLVRYPWISPTSRRTHTVLEHVMKTMNVGLPDRITVCGSIALLASLVEKSDHLAVLPKHAVRNALAEGQLLVLPMEDAALHRNIAVFFREGYEMDQPRRDLVDCVAQVGLELCRDCA